One segment of Mycolicibacterium sp. YH-1 DNA contains the following:
- a CDS encoding IS3 family transposase: MRGHSGRSACRITGLTRSLLQYHRRRPVPDPEVRRLIVADTITEIHQRSRGTYGRRRVRAVLRADYDMNVNHKLVTSIMSEQGLYGLPLLGRRKPNLFGVDTPVDLVNRRFTATKPNGLWCTDITEHPARDGKVYCCAILDCFSRMIVARTFSTTADTALVNNAVNISVYNRNRSSPTFLHADHGTQFTSSSFGENLRRWGLLGSFGTVGDCFDNAAMESFWARLQVELLNTRKWAMTIELAAAMADYIDNFYNVKRRHSYLGNISPTARNGGARSTGPLQRAQLNTAKQTAERLRDTP, from the coding sequence GTGCGAGGACATTCAGGCCGATCAGCCTGTCGTATAACAGGATTGACACGTTCATTGTTGCAGTACCACCGGCGACGGCCTGTCCCAGACCCGGAGGTACGCCGACTGATTGTGGCTGACACGATTACCGAGATCCACCAGCGTTCCCGCGGCACCTACGGACGCCGACGAGTCCGCGCGGTGCTGCGGGCCGACTACGACATGAACGTCAACCACAAGCTGGTCACCTCGATCATGTCCGAGCAAGGTCTGTACGGGCTGCCGCTTCTAGGCCGGCGAAAGCCCAATCTGTTCGGTGTCGACACCCCAGTTGACCTCGTCAATCGGCGGTTCACTGCCACTAAGCCGAACGGACTGTGGTGTACGGATATCACCGAACACCCCGCGCGTGATGGCAAGGTGTACTGCTGTGCGATCCTGGACTGCTTCTCGCGGATGATCGTGGCCCGCACCTTCTCCACCACCGCCGACACCGCTCTGGTCAACAACGCGGTCAACATATCCGTGTACAACCGAAACCGTAGTAGCCCAACATTTCTGCACGCGGATCACGGCACCCAGTTCACGTCCTCGAGCTTCGGGGAGAACCTGCGGCGATGGGGTCTGCTCGGCTCGTTCGGCACCGTGGGCGACTGCTTTGATAACGCCGCCATGGAGTCGTTCTGGGCGCGGCTACAGGTCGAGTTGCTCAACACCCGCAAGTGGGCTATGACCATCGAATTGGCCGCCGCCATGGCCGATTACATCGACAATTTCTACAACGTCAAACGCCGACACAGCTACCTCGGTAACATCAGCCCCACAGCTCGAAACGGCGGGGCCAGATCAACTGGACCACTGCAGCGGGCTCAGCTCAACACTGCCAAACAAACCGCCGAACGGTTACGGGACACGCCCTAG
- a CDS encoding MFS transporter, with protein MHRSVDLSHRPNLWIFLVGRFFQGAAFAAIFLTVALTQQICRPTVAMALVGVLTSGSSIVGIVEPFLMQPIIEWFGFRSVFVAAALLAAAAALSVRLFIPESPIRTSGRIDVGGALSSRLRPRTDTRLHQPR; from the coding sequence ATGCACAGGAGCGTTGATCTGTCTCACCGCCCCAACCTCTGGATCTTCCTGGTAGGCCGCTTCTTTCAAGGAGCAGCCTTCGCCGCCATCTTCCTCACGGTGGCTCTCACACAGCAGATCTGCAGGCCGACAGTGGCGATGGCACTGGTCGGGGTCTTGACGTCCGGTTCGTCCATCGTCGGGATCGTCGAGCCGTTCCTGATGCAACCGATCATCGAATGGTTCGGATTCCGGAGCGTGTTCGTTGCAGCAGCGTTGCTAGCTGCGGCGGCCGCGCTCAGTGTGCGATTGTTCATCCCGGAGTCGCCGATCCGCACCAGTGGCCGGATCGACGTGGGCGGGGCTCTATCTTCTCGGCTGCGGCCTCGGACCGACACTCGCCTACATCAGCCTCGGTAG
- a CDS encoding WhiB family transcriptional regulator produces the protein MWRKHARCRTEDPGLFSHPDGERGHARARRQQQARQVCAQCPVTRQCGEHSIAFQEAFGIWGGLTEADRTTLLASSAVHIRTHRRSDQTDSTPRNR, from the coding sequence TTGTGGCGAAAACATGCCCGCTGCCGCACCGAGGATCCCGGCCTGTTCTCCCACCCCGACGGCGAACGCGGCCACGCACGCGCCCGCCGCCAGCAGCAGGCCCGGCAGGTTTGTGCCCAATGTCCCGTAACACGTCAATGCGGTGAGCATTCGATTGCTTTCCAGGAAGCATTCGGCATCTGGGGCGGCCTCACCGAGGCGGACCGCACCACACTTCTCGCGTCAAGCGCCGTTCACATCCGTACTCACCGACGATCCGATCAGACCGACAGCACACCGCGAAACCGCTAG
- a CDS encoding transposase: MPRQYSSSMRRQIVARLRSGERVAAVAVDTGICEATLFRWKREALIDAGVIDGTPRVGADELAAAHKRIAQLEAELVLPAMRASCSTRRRWCPKTPSRDH; this comes from the coding sequence ATGCCCCGTCAGTATTCGTCGTCGATGCGCCGGCAAATCGTTGCGCGGCTGCGATCGGGTGAACGAGTGGCCGCCGTGGCGGTCGATACCGGGATCTGTGAAGCGACCCTGTTCCGTTGGAAACGTGAGGCACTCATCGACGCCGGCGTTATTGATGGCACCCCAAGGGTAGGGGCCGACGAGCTGGCCGCTGCTCACAAGCGCATCGCGCAGCTCGAGGCCGAGCTGGTTTTACCCGCGATGCGTGCGAGCTGTTCGACGAGGAGGCGGTGGTGCCCCAAAACGCCGTCGCGCGATCACTGA
- a CDS encoding amino acid ABC transporter ATP-binding protein, translated as MAFLAIHNVHKSYGKHEVLKGVTLNVERHEVVCLIGGSGSGKSTLLRCVNALEGINSGEIRIDGDTVTGAGVDLNRLRRDVGIVFQGYNLFPHMPMLENVTLAPTWVGGLSKTEARARALQLLDLVNMKDKAEAYPDMLSGGQQQRIAIVRTLAMQPRVILLDEITAALDPELVGDVLEIVRELARTGLTMLLATHEMGFAKEVAGQVCFLHNGSILERGSARQIFEDPQEERTQQFLSRVVKSGRL; from the coding sequence ATGGCCTTCCTGGCAATCCACAACGTTCACAAGTCATACGGGAAGCACGAGGTGCTCAAGGGCGTCACGCTGAACGTGGAGCGGCACGAGGTGGTCTGCCTGATCGGCGGCTCGGGTTCGGGCAAGTCCACCCTCCTGCGCTGTGTTAACGCACTGGAGGGCATCAATTCAGGCGAGATCCGGATCGACGGTGACACCGTGACCGGAGCGGGAGTCGACCTCAACAGGCTGCGGCGTGACGTCGGCATCGTATTTCAGGGGTACAACCTGTTTCCGCACATGCCCATGCTGGAGAACGTCACCCTGGCCCCGACGTGGGTTGGCGGTCTCAGCAAGACTGAGGCGCGCGCCCGTGCTCTGCAGCTGCTCGACCTGGTCAATATGAAGGACAAAGCAGAGGCCTACCCCGACATGCTCTCCGGGGGCCAGCAACAACGAATCGCGATCGTCCGGACGCTGGCCATGCAGCCACGGGTGATCCTGCTCGACGAAATCACGGCCGCCCTGGACCCGGAACTGGTCGGCGACGTTCTTGAGATCGTCCGGGAGCTGGCACGCACCGGGCTGACGATGTTGTTGGCCACGCACGAGATGGGTTTCGCGAAGGAGGTCGCCGGCCAGGTCTGCTTCCTCCACAACGGATCGATCCTCGAGCGGGGATCGGCCCGACAGATCTTCGAAGATCCGCAAGAGGAGCGCACGCAACAGTTCCTGAGTCGAGTGGTCAAATCTGGCCGCTTGTAG